A genomic segment from Brevundimonas mediterranea encodes:
- a CDS encoding winged helix-turn-helix transcriptional regulator — protein MSQEGTLLSSGHPAETRPPDVYSAACPTRQLLDRVADKWTTLVLTLLRDEPMRFNALRRRVEGVSQKMLSQTVRQLERDGLVTRTVTPTVPVSVSYALTPLGGTLVDALQAMIDWAEDNMAEVSKAQAAYDERRLG, from the coding sequence ATGTCACAAGAAGGCACTTTACTCTCATCTGGTCACCCGGCGGAAACCCGTCCGCCCGACGTCTATTCGGCCGCTTGCCCGACGCGGCAACTGCTGGATCGGGTCGCCGACAAGTGGACGACGCTGGTTCTGACGCTGCTGCGGGACGAACCGATGCGGTTCAACGCCTTGCGTCGGCGTGTCGAGGGCGTTTCGCAGAAGATGCTGAGCCAGACTGTCCGCCAGCTTGAGCGGGACGGACTGGTCACCCGCACGGTGACGCCGACCGTGCCGGTCTCTGTCTCCTACGCCCTGACGCCGCTGGGCGGCACGCTGGTCGATGCGCTCCAGGCCATGATCGATTGGGCCGAGGACAATATGGCCGAGGTCAGCAAGGCTCAGGCCGCCTATGATGAAAGGCGGCTCGGCTGA
- a CDS encoding DUF2059 domain-containing protein has translation MRIIGLLTVAALFGLFAVGPVAAQDRGLAQRTALAERVIRLSAGPNFTKVMEAMIADQLAKADTEGQGAEEAAWLRSNAPRMLTAMVDDMMADMVPHYASTFTVEELEAQIAFYDSPVGRQVATKTLQLSAVMNEITMEHLTAFIGELMTKYCARFDCETGGQTGRKSGRR, from the coding sequence ATGCGTATCATTGGGCTTTTGACGGTTGCGGCTCTGTTCGGCCTGTTTGCGGTCGGACCTGTCGCAGCGCAGGATCGCGGCCTGGCTCAGCGGACGGCGCTGGCGGAGCGGGTTATCCGACTCTCGGCCGGGCCGAACTTCACCAAGGTCATGGAGGCGATGATCGCGGACCAACTGGCCAAGGCGGACACGGAGGGGCAGGGCGCCGAAGAGGCGGCTTGGCTGCGGAGTAACGCGCCGCGCATGCTGACCGCCATGGTCGATGACATGATGGCGGACATGGTCCCCCACTACGCGTCGACGTTCACAGTCGAAGAGCTCGAGGCCCAGATCGCCTTCTATGACAGTCCCGTAGGCCGCCAGGTCGCGACGAAGACGCTTCAGCTAAGCGCGGTGATGAACGAGATCACTATGGAACATCTGACGGCCTTCATCGGAGAGTTGATGACCAAATATTGCGCCCGATTCGACTGCGAGACGGGTGGGCAAACAGGGCGCAAGTCCGGGCGCCGGTAA
- the rplJ gene encoding 50S ribosomal protein L10 produces MDRAQKAESIETLKGVFADAGSVVVTHNLGLTVAEMEDLRGRLRKEGGAFKVVKNRLALKALEAEEGSDYHGLFKGPVGIAYAENPGTAAKVATEFAKANDRFKIIGGFMGETVVDVKGVEVLSKLPTLDEVRSQLIGLLNAPATKIAGVLQAPAGQLARVFNAYATKEAA; encoded by the coding sequence ATGGACCGCGCACAAAAGGCCGAGTCGATCGAGACGCTCAAGGGCGTATTCGCCGACGCCGGCTCCGTGGTCGTGACCCACAACCTGGGTCTGACCGTTGCGGAAATGGAAGATCTGCGCGGCCGTCTTCGTAAAGAAGGCGGCGCGTTCAAGGTGGTCAAGAACCGCCTGGCGCTGAAGGCGCTCGAAGCCGAAGAAGGCAGCGACTACCACGGCCTGTTCAAGGGTCCCGTGGGCATCGCATACGCCGAGAACCCCGGTACGGCCGCCAAGGTCGCCACCGAGTTCGCCAAGGCCAATGATCGTTTCAAGATCATCGGCGGCTTCATGGGCGAAACCGTCGTCGACGTGAAGGGCGTGGAAGTTCTTTCCAAGCTCCCGACCCTCGACGAGGTCCGCAGCCAACTCATCGGCCTGCTCAATGCGCCCGCGACCAAGATCGCCGGCGTGCTGCAAGCACCCGCCGGTCAGCTGGCTCGCGTGTTCAACGCCTACGCCACCAAGGAAGCCGCGTAA
- the rplK gene encoding 50S ribosomal protein L11, which produces MAKKILGYIKLQVPAGSATPSPPIGPALGQRGVNIMGFCKEFNARTEKEAKGTPLPTVITVYQDKSFTFITKTPPATWYLKQATGLKSGSKLVGREVAGKITQAQLREIAEKKMKDLNANDLDAAAKIIEGSARAMGLEVVEG; this is translated from the coding sequence ATGGCCAAGAAGATCCTCGGCTATATCAAGCTGCAAGTGCCGGCCGGTTCGGCCACGCCTTCGCCCCCGATCGGCCCGGCTCTGGGTCAACGCGGCGTGAACATCATGGGCTTCTGCAAGGAGTTCAATGCGCGCACCGAGAAGGAAGCCAAGGGCACCCCGCTTCCGACCGTCATCACCGTCTATCAGGACAAGTCGTTCACCTTCATCACCAAGACGCCGCCGGCGACCTGGTACCTGAAGCAGGCCACGGGCCTGAAGTCGGGTTCGAAGCTGGTCGGCCGTGAAGTCGCCGGCAAGATCACGCAGGCGCAACTGCGCGAGATCGCCGAAAAGAAGATGAAGGATCTGAACGCCAACGACCTCGACGCGGCGGCCAAGATCATCGAAGGCTCCGCCCGCGCGATGGGCCTCGAAGTGGTGGAGGGCTAA
- a CDS encoding DUF938 domain-containing protein → MQTLDFLDALPDGALSSPAAQRNAASILDVLRTHLPARGQVLEIAAGSGDHALAFASALSGLDWTPSDPSPQARDSLSAWRRAGPSNLRPPLSVDAADPATWPQDRFDVVYCANMTHISPWSATEGLMDLAGRVLRRPGGLLVLYGPYREAEVPLAASNAAFDESLKARNPAWGLRDRAAVETLARSHGLAATRRAPMPSNNLTLLFRSV, encoded by the coding sequence ATGCAGACTCTGGACTTCCTCGACGCCCTACCCGACGGCGCCTTGTCTTCGCCTGCGGCCCAGCGCAACGCCGCCTCGATCCTGGACGTGTTGCGGACGCACCTGCCGGCGCGGGGGCAGGTGCTGGAGATTGCGGCCGGATCGGGCGACCACGCCCTGGCCTTCGCCTCGGCCCTGTCCGGTCTGGATTGGACGCCCAGCGATCCCAGCCCCCAGGCGCGCGACAGCCTCTCGGCCTGGCGGCGCGCCGGCCCGTCGAATCTGCGCCCGCCCCTGTCGGTGGACGCCGCCGATCCGGCGACGTGGCCGCAAGATCGGTTCGACGTCGTCTATTGTGCGAACATGACGCACATCAGCCCCTGGTCGGCGACCGAGGGGCTGATGGATCTGGCCGGTCGCGTCCTGCGACGCCCCGGCGGTCTGCTGGTTCTATATGGCCCCTATCGCGAGGCCGAGGTTCCGCTGGCGGCCTCGAACGCCGCCTTCGACGAGAGTCTGAAGGCGCGAAACCCGGCATGGGGCCTGCGGGACCGTGCGGCGGTCGAGACCCTGGCCCGGTCGCATGGCCTTGCGGCCACGCGCCGGGCTCCGATGCCGTCGAACAACCTGACCCTGCTGTTCAGAAGCGTCTGA
- the nusG gene encoding transcription termination/antitermination protein NusG → MTDAAPAKPANPRHKWYIVNAYSNFEKKVAEQVRDQAKQQGLEDAFSEILVPTEDVVEIRRGRKVNSERKFFPGYVLVKMEMTDQAYHLVKNTPKVTGFLGAAGGTKPLPVSEREVQNIIGQVEEGVERPKPTIRFDIGEKVKVIDGPFASFDGSVESVDEEQARLRVAVSIFGRATPVELEYAQVEKVAG, encoded by the coding sequence ATGACCGATGCAGCGCCCGCAAAGCCCGCCAATCCCCGCCACAAGTGGTATATCGTCAACGCCTATTCGAACTTCGAAAAGAAGGTCGCCGAACAGGTGCGTGATCAGGCCAAGCAGCAGGGTCTGGAAGACGCCTTCTCCGAAATCCTGGTTCCGACCGAGGACGTCGTCGAGATCCGTCGTGGGCGCAAGGTGAACTCGGAACGCAAATTCTTCCCCGGCTATGTGCTGGTGAAGATGGAAATGACCGACCAAGCCTATCACCTGGTCAAGAACACGCCGAAGGTCACGGGCTTCCTGGGCGCCGCCGGCGGCACCAAGCCCCTGCCGGTCTCGGAACGCGAAGTTCAGAACATCATCGGCCAGGTGGAAGAGGGCGTCGAACGTCCGAAGCCCACCATCCGCTTCGACATCGGCGAGAAGGTCAAGGTCATCGACGGACCCTTCGCCAGCTTCGACGGTTCGGTCGAGAGCGTGGACGAAGAACAGGCCCGCCTGCGCGTCGCCGTGTCCATCTTCGGCCGCGCCACCCCGGTCGAGCTGGAATATGCTCAGGTGGAGAAGGTCGCCGGCTGA
- the secE gene encoding preprotein translocase subunit SecE, with protein sequence MAKAKSPGKRPQAGAKPQTAAAAAAITIDAPAPKKPRTSPSDFYKQVMAEGRKIVWPSRKETWITSVMVFIMVVIAAIFFWVVDTGLGFAFRYIIALGS encoded by the coding sequence ATGGCCAAGGCCAAATCTCCCGGCAAGCGGCCCCAGGCGGGCGCAAAGCCCCAGACTGCTGCGGCCGCCGCCGCCATCACCATCGATGCGCCCGCGCCCAAGAAGCCGCGCACCAGCCCCAGCGACTTCTACAAGCAGGTCATGGCGGAGGGCCGCAAGATCGTGTGGCCCAGCCGCAAGGAGACCTGGATCACTTCGGTGATGGTCTTCATCATGGTGGTCATCGCCGCGATCTTCTTCTGGGTGGTCGACACCGGTCTCGGTTTCGCCTTCCGCTACATCATCGCTCTCGGATCCTGA
- the rplA gene encoding 50S ribosomal protein L1, with translation MAKQTKAQKARTGVTQDLLPFTDAIKLAKENAKSKFDESLEIAVNLGVDPRHADQQVRGVVNLPSGTGRDVRVAVFAKDAKAAEATAAGAEHVGAEDLYEKIAGGFMEFDRVIASPDMMALVGRLGKVLGPRGLMPNPKVGTVTPNVAQAVKDAKGGAVEFRVEKAGIVHAGIGKVSFTQDALEANVKAIVDALVRSKPAGAKGTYVKRISLSSTMGPGFKVDPASLGA, from the coding sequence ATGGCCAAGCAAACCAAGGCTCAAAAGGCCCGCACCGGCGTCACCCAAGACCTGCTGCCGTTCACCGACGCCATCAAGCTGGCCAAGGAAAACGCCAAGTCGAAGTTCGACGAATCCCTTGAGATCGCCGTCAACCTGGGCGTCGATCCGCGTCACGCCGACCAACAGGTCCGTGGCGTTGTGAACCTGCCGTCGGGTACGGGCCGTGACGTTCGCGTCGCCGTCTTCGCCAAGGACGCCAAGGCCGCCGAAGCCACCGCAGCCGGCGCCGAACACGTCGGCGCCGAAGATCTGTACGAAAAGATCGCCGGCGGCTTCATGGAGTTCGACCGCGTGATCGCGTCGCCGGACATGATGGCCCTGGTCGGCCGTCTGGGTAAGGTGCTGGGCCCGCGCGGCCTGATGCCGAACCCGAAGGTCGGCACCGTGACCCCGAACGTCGCCCAGGCCGTCAAGGACGCCAAGGGCGGCGCCGTCGAGTTCCGCGTCGAGAAGGCGGGCATCGTCCACGCCGGCATCGGCAAGGTCTCCTTCACCCAGGACGCCCTGGAAGCCAACGTGAAGGCCATCGTGGACGCCCTGGTGCGTTCCAAGCCGGCCGGCGCCAAGGGCACCTATGTGAAGCGCATCAGCCTGTCTTCGACGATGGGCCCGGGCTTCAAGGTCGATCCGGCCTCTCTGGGCGCCTAA
- a CDS encoding glutathione S-transferase — translation MAYELYYWPTIQGRGEFVRLALEAAGADYVDVSRQDNGKAMMTLMETAATPSFAPPFLRLGDRTVGQVAAILAWLGPQLGLSPNGDSDRAWLNQIQLTFADLVAEAHDTHHPVDLMAYYDEQKSEAARRSKAFREQRIGKFLRWTEQVLIANPSGPDWLVSHHLTYADLSLFQVVEGLRYAFPKATEAVLNTTPHIVAVRDRVAALPRVSTYLKSDRRIPFNEDGIFRRYPELDG, via the coding sequence ATGGCCTATGAACTCTACTACTGGCCCACAATCCAGGGGCGAGGCGAGTTCGTCCGCCTGGCGCTCGAAGCCGCCGGCGCGGACTATGTCGATGTCTCGCGCCAGGACAATGGAAAGGCGATGATGACGCTGATGGAGACCGCAGCCACGCCCTCCTTCGCCCCGCCCTTCCTGCGCCTGGGGGATCGCACCGTCGGTCAGGTGGCCGCCATCCTGGCCTGGCTGGGTCCGCAGCTGGGGCTCAGCCCGAACGGCGACAGCGACCGCGCCTGGCTGAACCAGATTCAGCTGACCTTCGCCGACCTGGTCGCCGAGGCCCACGACACCCACCACCCGGTCGATCTGATGGCCTACTACGACGAGCAGAAATCCGAGGCCGCCCGCCGGTCCAAGGCCTTCCGGGAGCAGCGAATCGGGAAATTCCTGCGCTGGACCGAACAGGTCCTCATAGCCAATCCCTCCGGCCCGGATTGGCTGGTCAGCCACCATCTCACCTATGCCGATCTGTCTCTGTTCCAGGTGGTGGAGGGCTTGCGCTATGCCTTCCCCAAGGCGACCGAAGCCGTGCTCAACACCACGCCGCATATTGTCGCCGTCCGCGACAGGGTCGCCGCTCTGCCCCGTGTCAGCACCTATCTAAAGAGCGACCGCCGCATCCCGTTCAACGAGGACGGCATATTCCGTCGCTATCCCGAACTGGACGGCTGA
- a CDS encoding hemolysin family protein: protein MLLIAIVVVLLLVVLNGLFAMTELAVVSSRRSKLQSRAEKGDRGARKALKLAEEPTQFLSAVQVGITLIGILAGAYGQATIAGELDRILETSFPALAAYTEIFSTALVVVCITYISLIVGELVPKRLALIFPETIAAKMAPPISTLAIVLKPFVLLLTASTSGILKLLGVKDRDGSDVTQEEVATILAEGTSAGLIEPEEQVMIEEILRLGDRPVRVAMTPRHDVFWIALDDPESVLREEIRTCPYSRIVVARESDVDNPLGVVHKKDLLDALLTDGRFDIEPLVAEPAFIPQSTSVLKALEILKGSKVHMAFIVDEFGAFEGVVTATDILEMIAGDFNEGHDEEQAWIHQRADGSWLVDGQTDLDDLADTLGEDFGEHDGFHTVAGLILHQLSRVPDEGEVVQVGRFEVEVVDMDDRRIDKLIFKELIQAQDERAAIAAHLED from the coding sequence ATGTTACTCATCGCTATTGTCGTCGTTCTGCTCCTGGTGGTGCTCAACGGCCTGTTCGCCATGACCGAGCTGGCGGTCGTTTCCTCCCGGAGATCCAAGCTTCAAAGCCGGGCGGAGAAGGGGGATCGCGGGGCGCGCAAGGCGCTGAAACTGGCCGAGGAGCCGACCCAGTTCCTGTCGGCGGTCCAGGTCGGCATCACCCTGATCGGCATTCTGGCGGGCGCCTACGGCCAGGCGACCATCGCAGGCGAATTGGACCGGATCCTCGAGACCAGTTTCCCGGCGCTGGCCGCCTATACCGAAATCTTCTCCACGGCCCTGGTCGTGGTCTGCATCACCTATATCTCGCTGATCGTCGGCGAGCTGGTGCCCAAGCGTCTGGCCCTGATCTTCCCCGAGACCATCGCGGCCAAGATGGCGCCGCCGATCTCGACCCTCGCGATCGTGCTGAAACCCTTTGTGCTGCTGCTGACGGCCTCGACCTCGGGCATCCTTAAACTTCTGGGCGTCAAGGATCGCGATGGCTCGGACGTCACCCAGGAAGAGGTCGCGACCATCCTGGCTGAAGGGACCTCGGCCGGCCTGATCGAGCCCGAAGAACAGGTGATGATCGAGGAAATCCTGCGTCTGGGCGACCGCCCGGTCCGGGTGGCCATGACGCCGCGCCACGACGTCTTCTGGATCGCCCTGGACGATCCCGAATCGGTGCTGCGCGAGGAAATCCGCACCTGTCCGTATTCGCGCATCGTGGTGGCGCGCGAGAGCGACGTCGATAATCCCCTGGGCGTGGTCCACAAGAAGGACCTGCTGGACGCCTTGCTGACCGACGGACGTTTCGACATCGAACCCCTGGTGGCCGAACCGGCCTTCATCCCCCAGTCGACCTCGGTGCTGAAGGCGCTTGAGATCCTGAAAGGCTCCAAGGTCCACATGGCCTTCATTGTCGATGAGTTCGGCGCCTTCGAAGGCGTTGTCACTGCGACCGACATCCTGGAAATGATCGCCGGCGACTTCAACGAGGGTCATGATGAGGAACAGGCCTGGATCCATCAGCGCGCCGATGGCAGCTGGCTGGTCGACGGCCAGACGGACCTGGACGATCTGGCTGACACCCTGGGCGAGGACTTCGGCGAACACGACGGCTTCCACACGGTCGCCGGCCTGATTCTGCACCAGCTGTCGCGCGTGCCGGATGAGGGCGAGGTGGTGCAGGTCGGCCGATTCGAGGTCGAGGTCGTCGATATGGACGACCGCCGCATCGACAAGTTGATCTTCAAGGAACTGATCCAGGCCCAGGACGAGCGGGCCGCCATTGCGGCGCATCTGGAAGACTAG
- a CDS encoding NAD(P)-dependent oxidoreductase: MKVAVLGASGRAGSEITKELAARGHAVVAVARKPEAIPALSGVTPVAGDASDSAALAEIIKGSDAVISALHHDVTAETLLSALKAAGVPRLLVTGGAGSLEVAPGVRLIDTPDFPEAFKPYALPGVAFLDDLRGETQIDWTFFSPPALIEEGPRLGAFRTGGDQLIVDDKGDSKISFADYAIAMVDELEQHKHGRARFTAAY; this comes from the coding sequence ATGAAAGTCGCAGTCCTCGGCGCCAGCGGTCGCGCCGGCTCGGAAATCACCAAGGAACTGGCCGCGCGCGGTCATGCCGTCGTCGCCGTCGCCCGCAAGCCCGAAGCCATCCCTGCCCTGTCCGGCGTCACCCCGGTCGCGGGCGACGCCTCCGACTCCGCCGCCCTGGCGGAGATCATCAAGGGCTCAGACGCAGTGATCAGCGCCCTGCATCATGACGTCACGGCCGAAACCCTGCTGTCCGCCTTGAAGGCCGCCGGCGTGCCCCGACTGCTGGTCACGGGCGGCGCAGGCAGTCTGGAGGTCGCGCCGGGTGTGCGTCTGATCGACACCCCGGACTTCCCCGAGGCGTTCAAGCCCTACGCCCTGCCCGGCGTCGCCTTCTTGGACGATCTGCGCGGCGAGACCCAGATCGACTGGACCTTCTTCTCTCCGCCCGCCCTGATCGAGGAGGGGCCGCGTCTGGGGGCCTTCCGAACGGGCGGGGACCAGTTGATCGTCGATGACAAGGGCGACAGCAAGATCAGCTTCGCCGACTACGCCATCGCCATGGTGGACGAACTGGAACAGCACAAACACGGCCGCGCCCGGTTCACCGCCGCCTACTGA
- a CDS encoding NUDIX hydrolase: protein MAKAAKRTGRSETRQVAALPWRRGEAGLEILMITSRETRRWVIPKGGRMAGKTDAEAAAQEALEEAGVRGPIGDATIGHFRYAKIVRSGDLRRHVVAVYPMEVVLQLGDWPEAHQRDRRWMTPEAAADSVHEADLALLIRDFAATPPSD, encoded by the coding sequence ATGGCCAAAGCCGCGAAACGCACAGGCCGGTCGGAAACGCGTCAGGTCGCAGCCCTGCCGTGGCGACGCGGCGAGGCGGGTCTGGAAATCCTGATGATCACATCGCGCGAAACGCGGCGCTGGGTCATTCCCAAGGGCGGTCGTATGGCCGGAAAGACCGACGCCGAAGCGGCGGCTCAGGAAGCGCTGGAGGAGGCGGGCGTTCGTGGTCCCATAGGCGACGCGACCATCGGTCATTTCCGCTATGCCAAGATCGTTCGCAGCGGTGATCTGAGACGCCATGTCGTCGCCGTCTATCCGATGGAGGTGGTGCTCCAACTGGGCGATTGGCCCGAGGCGCACCAGCGCGATCGGCGCTGGATGACGCCTGAGGCGGCGGCGGACAGCGTTCACGAAGCCGACCTCGCCCTACTGATCCGCGACTTCGCCGCCACGCCACCGAGCGATTGA